A part of Isachenkonia alkalipeptolytica genomic DNA contains:
- a CDS encoding VanW family protein, with translation MQPIKRSKLRLFLGKNYYTLRKHMQWRLSKEKYADRQEKAIRSHLYFSHKTPLYRKLKNVDMWLQENKVINLNIAIKTLNGLVLYPGETLSYWKRIGNPTAKKGYVEGMQLSHGKFIANIGGGLCQLSNLIYWMTLHTPLTVTERNRHSYDVFPDVKRKQPFGSGATCVYNYVDLQIKNETEVPMQLCLDVGDTHLIGAWRGEEPHELTYEVYEKEHWITHEYWGGYLRNNLIHRKVYNLEGEIIDDEYVTENHAIMMYQPLLETGKSRKNEQRHRGVSVKEKLPGVNTC, from the coding sequence TTGCAACCGATTAAGCGAAGCAAGCTCAGGCTCTTTCTAGGGAAAAACTATTATACCCTCAGAAAGCATATGCAGTGGAGGTTATCGAAGGAGAAATATGCCGATCGTCAAGAAAAAGCAATCCGATCCCATCTGTATTTCAGTCATAAAACCCCTCTCTACCGCAAACTGAAAAATGTGGATATGTGGCTTCAGGAGAATAAGGTGATCAATCTCAACATTGCCATAAAAACCCTAAACGGTCTGGTCCTCTATCCGGGAGAGACGCTGTCCTATTGGAAGAGAATCGGGAATCCTACTGCAAAAAAAGGGTATGTCGAGGGAATGCAGCTATCCCACGGAAAATTCATTGCCAACATCGGAGGAGGGCTTTGCCAGCTTTCCAATCTGATTTACTGGATGACCCTTCACACCCCCCTTACCGTCACGGAGCGAAATCGCCACAGCTATGATGTGTTCCCGGATGTAAAAAGAAAGCAGCCCTTTGGCAGTGGTGCCACCTGTGTATATAATTACGTGGATCTGCAGATTAAAAATGAAACCGAGGTTCCAATGCAGCTTTGTCTGGATGTGGGGGATACCCATCTGATCGGCGCATGGCGGGGAGAAGAACCTCATGAGCTGACCTATGAAGTTTATGAAAAGGAACACTGGATCACCCATGAATACTGGGGAGGATACCTCAGAAACAACCTGATACACCGAAAAGTCTACAATCTGGAGGGAGAAATAATTGACGATGAGTATGTTACGGAAAATCATGCAATTATGATGTATCAGCCGTTACTGGAGACCGGAAAGAGTCGAAAAAATGAACAGCGACACCGAGGCGTGTCTGTTAAAGAAAAGCTTCCGGGGGTAAATACGTGTTAA
- a CDS encoding methionyl-tRNA formyltransferase, translating into MALNILFFGTNHPKSIKPLYALDRKHQILGVVEWSPKEDTVKKILRQIYHYGKGLRGEVKTLRSFAKNRKIPHINTHSCPITSGEFEEKIKNLQPDLICVSNFGERIPLNIIEIPKHGGINAHGSYLPNYQGAIPWFWQYYNMEKEGGVTIHRMSEKEDQGEILLQEKFPIELGLRENQLLQRITKHTTKLLMETVEEIEQTGGIEANEGNIIPKEPENLFKGRCIQRGEKFIDWNIWEVERVYHFLRGTDAMELDPPFWGGIWEVQDYKKMKTPSGKATSDARRRQPGDIRKTKEGYRLLCKNGEVLLQPHFSFKALITGMLAKR; encoded by the coding sequence ATGGCTTTAAATATTCTCTTTTTCGGCACCAATCATCCAAAATCCATAAAACCTCTTTACGCCTTGGACCGGAAGCACCAAATCCTTGGCGTCGTGGAATGGAGTCCTAAGGAGGACACTGTCAAAAAGATCCTACGGCAAATCTACCATTATGGGAAAGGGCTTCGAGGAGAAGTTAAAACCCTTAGAAGTTTTGCGAAAAATAGAAAAATCCCCCACATAAACACCCATTCCTGTCCCATAACCTCCGGGGAATTTGAAGAAAAGATAAAAAACCTTCAGCCGGATCTAATTTGTGTATCCAATTTCGGAGAACGGATCCCCCTCAACATTATTGAAATTCCAAAGCACGGCGGAATCAATGCCCACGGATCGTATCTCCCGAATTACCAAGGAGCGATTCCTTGGTTCTGGCAGTACTACAACATGGAAAAAGAGGGCGGCGTAACGATCCACCGAATGAGCGAGAAGGAGGATCAGGGGGAGATCTTACTTCAGGAGAAGTTTCCCATTGAGTTGGGTTTGCGGGAAAACCAGTTGCTACAACGGATTACTAAGCACACTACAAAACTCCTGATGGAGACTGTAGAAGAGATCGAACAAACCGGAGGGATCGAAGCAAACGAGGGAAATATCATTCCAAAAGAACCTGAAAACCTCTTTAAAGGTCGCTGTATTCAGCGGGGAGAAAAATTTATCGACTGGAATATCTGGGAGGTAGAGCGGGTATACCATTTTCTTCGGGGGACGGATGCCATGGAGCTGGATCCTCCGTTTTGGGGAGGTATTTGGGAAGTACAGGATTACAAGAAAATGAAAACCCCGTCGGGAAAAGCAACATCGGATGCAAGACGACGACAACCCGGTGATATACGAAAAACAAAAGAGGGGTATCGGCTGTTATGCAAAAACGGAGAAGTTTTGCTGCAACCCCATTTTTCATTTAAAGCCCTCATAACCGGAATGCTTGCTAAGCGATGA
- a CDS encoding glycerophosphodiester phosphodiesterase family protein, with the protein MTEKDISEKEITEKTNWLKDSYIAHRGYHNSKDAPENSMAAFANALKKGFAIELDIHLTKDQQVVVFHDWDLKRMTGSSGKIADCTTDKIRSLMLLDSKEKIPLLRELLEYVDGRVPLLIEIKNRRRVGRLERKTDQLLRQYKGQFAVQSFNPYSIGWFKDHSPKVLRGQISGAFKTPELSLYKKFLLNHLLLNYVSSPHFINYDINYLSRLPKKIQKKKGIILGHTARNPEDYTSAMEKITNVVFEGFNPKEL; encoded by the coding sequence ATGACTGAAAAGGATATATCAGAAAAAGAGATCACAGAAAAAACAAACTGGCTGAAAGACAGTTACATTGCCCATAGAGGCTATCACAATTCCAAGGACGCCCCGGAAAACTCCATGGCGGCTTTTGCTAATGCACTTAAAAAGGGTTTTGCCATCGAACTGGATATTCATCTAACGAAAGATCAGCAGGTTGTGGTCTTTCACGACTGGGACTTGAAAAGAATGACGGGCTCTTCCGGAAAAATAGCGGACTGTACCACAGATAAAATCCGCTCCCTGATGCTATTGGATTCCAAAGAGAAAATCCCTTTGTTACGTGAATTATTGGAATATGTGGACGGGCGTGTTCCATTGCTGATCGAAATTAAAAACCGGAGAAGAGTCGGGCGCTTGGAGCGAAAAACCGATCAGCTGCTTCGTCAGTACAAGGGACAATTTGCCGTGCAGTCCTTTAATCCCTATTCCATCGGATGGTTTAAGGACCATTCCCCGAAGGTTCTCCGCGGTCAAATATCCGGAGCTTTTAAAACACCGGAGTTATCCCTGTATAAGAAGTTCTTATTGAATCATTTACTGTTAAACTACGTTAGCAGCCCCCATTTTATCAACTATGATATCAATTATTTATCCCGACTTCCGAAGAAAATCCAAAAGAAAAAAGGCATCATCCTGGGTCATACGGCAAGAAATCCTGAGGACTACACATCGGCTATGGAAAAAATCACGAATGTAGTCTTTGAAGGATTTAATCCGAAGGAGCTGTAA